A stretch of Gemmatimonas aurantiaca T-27 DNA encodes these proteins:
- the hslU gene encoding ATP-dependent protease ATPase subunit HslU — MPSARTQQAIARLAELTPRQIVAELDRYIVGQANAKKAVAIALRNRWRRQRAPESIREEISPNNIILIGPTGVGKTEIARRLAKLSGAPFVKVEASKFTEVGYVGRDVESMVRDLIENAIDMVRTEREAEVEDLASEKVDDRILDLLLPMPPVAQGDTPDVRAEYEAAVERHKRTREKLKALLLDGQLESRELELEVTQSGPRMPGAATPGVPEGMESVADWFRDMMPKRKKKRTVKVSEARRILLDEELEKLIDLDDVTSDALERAEAMGIIFLDEVDKIAGARGQGSGPDVSREGVQRDLLPIVEGSNVQTKYGMVKTDHVLFVAAGAFHVAKPSDLIPELQGRFPIRVELDALTEADFVRIMTEPENALTKQYTALVEAEGATLTFAEDGVAELARVAARVNERMENIGARRLHTVMTTLLEDVLYELPDRGKDPVLVDATMVRDRLRAISEDEDLRKYIL, encoded by the coding sequence ATGCCTTCCGCACGCACGCAACAGGCCATTGCCCGACTCGCCGAGCTCACGCCGCGGCAGATCGTGGCCGAACTCGATCGGTACATCGTTGGCCAGGCGAATGCCAAAAAGGCCGTCGCCATCGCCCTGCGCAACCGGTGGCGCCGTCAGCGGGCGCCGGAATCGATCCGCGAGGAGATTTCCCCCAACAACATCATCCTCATCGGCCCCACCGGCGTGGGCAAAACGGAGATTGCTCGGCGTCTGGCCAAACTCTCCGGTGCCCCGTTCGTGAAGGTCGAGGCCTCGAAGTTCACGGAAGTGGGCTACGTCGGTCGTGACGTCGAAAGCATGGTGCGGGATCTCATCGAAAACGCCATCGACATGGTGCGCACCGAACGGGAGGCCGAGGTCGAGGACCTGGCCAGCGAGAAGGTGGATGATCGCATTCTCGATCTGCTGTTGCCCATGCCGCCGGTGGCGCAGGGAGACACGCCCGATGTGCGCGCGGAATACGAAGCGGCTGTGGAGCGCCACAAGCGCACACGCGAGAAACTCAAAGCGCTGCTGCTCGATGGGCAGCTCGAGTCGCGTGAGTTGGAACTCGAGGTGACCCAGTCAGGGCCGCGCATGCCCGGTGCGGCAACACCCGGCGTTCCGGAGGGCATGGAGAGCGTGGCGGACTGGTTCCGCGACATGATGCCAAAGCGCAAGAAGAAGCGCACGGTCAAAGTGAGCGAGGCGCGGCGCATCCTGTTGGATGAAGAACTCGAGAAGCTCATCGATCTCGACGATGTCACCAGCGACGCTCTCGAACGCGCCGAGGCCATGGGCATCATTTTCCTCGATGAAGTCGACAAGATTGCCGGCGCGCGCGGACAGGGCAGCGGTCCGGACGTTTCACGCGAGGGGGTGCAGCGTGATCTGTTGCCTATCGTGGAAGGCTCCAACGTGCAGACCAAGTACGGCATGGTGAAAACAGACCATGTGCTCTTTGTCGCGGCGGGAGCGTTTCACGTGGCCAAGCCCAGTGACCTCATTCCCGAGTTGCAGGGGCGATTCCCCATCCGTGTGGAACTGGACGCGCTCACCGAAGCCGATTTTGTGCGCATCATGACCGAACCGGAAAACGCGCTCACGAAGCAGTACACGGCACTGGTCGAGGCCGAGGGGGCCACACTCACCTTCGCCGAGGACGGCGTGGCAGAGTTGGCGCGTGTGGCCGCACGGGTGAACGAGCGGATGGAGAACATCGGTGCGCGCCGCCTGCACACCGTGATGACCACTCTGCTCGAAGACGTGCTCTACGAATTGCCCGACCGCGGGAAAGATCCGGTCCTCGTCGACGCCACGATGGTGCGTGATCGTCTGCGCGCCATCAGCGAAGACGAAGACCTTCGCAAGTACATCCTGTAA
- a CDS encoding alpha/beta fold hydrolase yields the protein MRRLLMALLALIVIGALTLRVRNPESRDLDDAARRAAPGKFARLTDGITHYELAGPDSGARVVLVHGFSVPAYIWDSTFVALSGAGFRVARYDVFGRGWSDRPDAPYDRTMYNRQLGELLDTLGWRSDVHLVGLSAGGPIVASYATQDPTRIRSFTLVDPAAGTAGDVPAVFQWPLVGGFLWQGIAVPTMADGQASDFNEPTRWPDWADKYRVQQQYRGFGRALLRTAIAQRGMSFDSIFTQAAAAKRPSLLIWGIDDKTVPIARSEGVRQALPGIEYHAIERAGHLPHIERADAVNPILIDFLRRHSAAPPDSAGGATRPQ from the coding sequence ATGCGTCGACTTCTGATGGCCTTGCTCGCGCTGATCGTGATCGGCGCCCTTACGCTGCGTGTTCGCAACCCGGAGTCCCGCGACCTCGACGATGCGGCACGCCGTGCGGCACCGGGCAAGTTCGCCCGTCTGACGGATGGCATCACCCACTACGAGCTGGCAGGTCCGGACAGCGGCGCACGGGTCGTGCTGGTACACGGTTTTTCCGTGCCGGCCTACATCTGGGACTCGACCTTTGTCGCCCTCTCTGGCGCGGGATTCCGGGTGGCTCGCTACGATGTGTTCGGACGCGGCTGGTCGGACCGCCCCGATGCGCCGTATGACCGGACGATGTACAACCGGCAGCTCGGAGAGCTGCTGGACACGCTGGGCTGGCGCAGCGATGTGCATCTGGTCGGACTGTCGGCCGGGGGCCCGATCGTGGCCTCCTACGCGACGCAGGATCCGACACGCATTCGGTCGTTCACACTGGTGGACCCAGCCGCCGGCACGGCGGGCGATGTGCCGGCCGTGTTCCAATGGCCACTGGTCGGTGGGTTTCTGTGGCAGGGGATCGCCGTACCCACCATGGCGGACGGACAAGCCAGCGATTTCAACGAACCGACACGTTGGCCCGATTGGGCAGACAAGTACCGTGTGCAGCAGCAGTACCGCGGATTCGGGCGCGCGTTGTTGCGGACGGCCATCGCACAGCGCGGCATGTCGTTCGACAGCATCTTCACGCAGGCGGCCGCGGCGAAGCGCCCGTCTCTGCTGATCTGGGGCATCGACGACAAGACGGTGCCCATCGCCCGCTCAGAGGGCGTGCGACAGGCCTTGCCGGGCATCGAGTATCACGCGATCGAGCGGGCTGGCCACTTGCCACACATCGAGCGCGCCGATGCGGTGAACCCGATCCTGATCGATTTTCTGCGACGCCACAGCGCCGCCCCTCCGGACAGCGCGGGCGGCGCGACACGTCCGCAGTAG
- a CDS encoding carbohydrate binding family 9 domain-containing protein, with translation MSNTRRFVGCVVGALLSAQSALVAQPAPSPSRSSPSISPAVPSQVYHARNGQTDVPLGAARSDSIEIDGRLDEPVWSSAPVLTGFSLYSPTDGRPAPDSTEVRVWYSAHAIYFGIRAFEPHGVVRATLADRDRLTADDYIEIHLDPFQERRRAFVFVVNPFGIQADGIKAEGGGFIPGANVSPGQVDLSADFLWQSRGRLTDDGYEVEVRIPYVSLRFPSRSVQRWGIQFNRKVQHSGYEMTWTPVARGAASFIAQEGYISGMTGLERGVDALLNPELTNTTAGSPAPNAPTTDWRYTNTPRVGGNVRVGLGSNFVLNGTIRPDFSQVEADATQVAADQRFALFYPERRPFFVEGADAFNVPNTLVYTRRIVQPTAAARLTGRIGRANVAMLSAYDAPAGVQDDYKSLVNILRVARDFRLQSQTGFLYSDRVSDARTNRVVGADVRHVFGGKYYASGQYVLSNTRDRDTRSSGALWEGVVDRTGRGWGFHYNVLGIQPGFRTDNGFVARTGYVQGNANNRVTIFGKQGGFFERYQLFVQTSGLWQYASLFNGEPLLESKASAGSTLTFRRGWSLGFTPTLATYAFDPTNFSQYRVPATPVPVVFAPSPRITVFSQQFSLSTPQFRRFAASGTLLTANDVDFNETSRVNRTAITGSLDWRPDTRLRVNATYASNEFIRRVDGSSSYSTQIPRIKAEYQMTRFVFVRLVTQYEANRREALRDWRTGQVLVTPMSDGTFRPVTGTRSNLLRADWLFAYRPSPGTVFFAGYGSSLTEPDALAMDRLRRVSDGIFVKVSWVTRLGAR, from the coding sequence ATGTCCAACACCCGCCGTTTTGTGGGGTGCGTCGTCGGTGCATTGCTGTCGGCTCAAAGCGCGCTTGTCGCGCAGCCTGCTCCCTCCCCGTCGCGTTCCTCCCCGTCCATATCCCCCGCCGTCCCGTCGCAGGTGTACCACGCCCGCAATGGTCAGACGGATGTTCCCCTTGGTGCCGCCCGCAGCGATTCCATCGAGATCGATGGTCGACTCGATGAACCCGTGTGGAGCAGCGCGCCGGTCCTGACCGGCTTCTCCCTCTACTCCCCCACCGACGGCCGTCCGGCGCCGGATTCCACCGAAGTGCGCGTGTGGTACTCGGCCCACGCGATCTACTTCGGCATCCGCGCATTCGAACCGCACGGCGTGGTACGTGCGACGCTGGCCGATCGTGACCGGCTCACCGCCGACGACTACATCGAGATCCATCTGGATCCGTTTCAGGAACGGCGGCGTGCGTTTGTCTTCGTCGTCAATCCCTTCGGCATCCAGGCCGATGGCATCAAAGCCGAAGGCGGCGGGTTCATTCCCGGCGCCAACGTCTCTCCGGGCCAGGTCGACCTCAGCGCCGATTTCCTGTGGCAGTCACGGGGCCGGCTGACCGACGACGGCTACGAAGTGGAAGTGCGAATTCCTTACGTCAGCCTGCGATTTCCCTCGCGGTCGGTGCAGCGTTGGGGCATCCAGTTCAACCGCAAGGTGCAGCACAGCGGCTATGAAATGACGTGGACGCCGGTGGCACGCGGCGCGGCATCGTTCATTGCGCAGGAAGGCTACATCAGCGGCATGACTGGTCTCGAGCGTGGCGTGGACGCCCTGCTGAATCCCGAGCTGACCAACACGACGGCGGGATCTCCTGCACCGAACGCCCCCACAACCGACTGGCGCTATACCAACACGCCTCGTGTCGGCGGCAATGTGCGCGTCGGACTGGGCAGCAACTTCGTGCTCAACGGCACGATCCGCCCCGACTTCTCGCAGGTCGAGGCCGACGCCACACAGGTTGCGGCCGATCAGCGCTTCGCACTGTTCTATCCGGAGCGCCGTCCATTCTTCGTGGAGGGCGCCGACGCGTTCAACGTGCCCAACACGCTCGTCTACACGCGCCGCATCGTACAGCCCACGGCAGCGGCCAGACTCACCGGTCGTATTGGCCGAGCGAACGTGGCCATGCTCTCGGCGTATGATGCGCCGGCTGGCGTGCAGGACGACTACAAGTCCCTGGTGAACATCCTGCGTGTTGCACGCGACTTCCGCCTGCAATCGCAGACGGGCTTTCTGTACAGCGACCGCGTCAGCGACGCACGGACCAATCGTGTGGTTGGAGCCGACGTGCGACACGTTTTTGGCGGCAAGTACTATGCGTCTGGCCAGTACGTTCTGAGCAACACCCGCGATCGCGACACACGATCGTCCGGTGCGCTGTGGGAAGGCGTGGTGGACCGCACCGGTCGTGGTTGGGGGTTCCACTACAACGTGCTCGGCATCCAGCCCGGCTTCCGCACAGACAACGGGTTCGTGGCGCGCACGGGCTACGTGCAAGGCAATGCCAACAACCGCGTCACGATCTTCGGCAAACAGGGCGGATTCTTCGAGCGGTATCAACTGTTCGTACAAACCAGCGGCCTCTGGCAGTATGCCAGCCTGTTCAACGGCGAGCCGCTTCTCGAGTCGAAGGCAAGCGCAGGCAGTACGCTGACGTTCCGTCGTGGCTGGTCTCTGGGCTTCACACCGACCCTGGCCACGTATGCCTTCGACCCGACCAACTTCAGCCAGTATCGGGTGCCGGCCACCCCGGTGCCTGTGGTGTTTGCCCCGTCTCCCCGCATCACGGTGTTCTCGCAGCAATTCTCGCTCAGCACACCGCAGTTCCGTCGGTTCGCGGCCAGCGGTACGCTCCTGACCGCCAACGATGTGGACTTCAACGAGACCTCGCGTGTGAACCGTACGGCGATCACGGGCTCACTCGACTGGCGCCCTGACACGCGGCTCCGCGTGAACGCCACGTACGCCAGCAACGAGTTCATTCGACGGGTGGACGGATCGTCGTCGTACAGCACGCAGATTCCGCGCATCAAGGCCGAATACCAGATGACGCGCTTTGTATTCGTGCGCCTGGTGACGCAATACGAGGCCAATCGCCGCGAAGCGCTGCGCGACTGGCGCACGGGGCAGGTGCTCGTCACGCCAATGTCGGATGGCACGTTCCGGCCTGTCACGGGCACACGATCGAACCTGTTGCGCGCCGACTGGCTGTTTGCTTACCGCCCGAGCCCGGGTACCGTGTTTTTTGCCGGCTACGGCAGCAGTCTGACCGAACCCGACGCGCTCGCCATGGATCGCCTGCGTCGCGTCAGCGACGGCATCTTCGTCAAAGTGAGCTGGGTGACGCGCCTCGGCGCGCGGTAG